The Christiangramia flava JLT2011 genome has a segment encoding these proteins:
- a CDS encoding sulfatase family protein, whose protein sequence is MKCPTRTHKRCWTLLLLLLGIACKPVKTDSASEKNQQNRPNILYIMADDLTIQAISAYKGIYQELAPTPNIDRIAQEGMLFYNVLSTNAICGPSRASILTGNYSNVHGYYKNESGGKFNADLWTFPQEFQKNGYKTALFGKWHLGSKPKGFDTYAYHNAVVQQGTYWNPVYNENGENRIEKGYATNLTTEFALDWMENVKTDNQPFLLMLQYKAPHRPWRRDTVYSSLWENQDFPYPASFNDSYKGRELTAGDTEMTLDYLTRNDLKLTPPPDLEGESLRVWKLYGLRSSEVVKPDSLNVEEGKRWRYQTYIKDYLACVKSVDDNIGKVLNYLEENQLQDNTIVILTSDQGFYLGDHGFFDKRFIYDESIKMPFMVRYPEKIQQGSVNKMLIANIDIAETLLDLADIQNYPDTQGESFAPILFGKDLSQWKESVYYHYYEFPYWHHVQPHYGIRTQKYTLAHFYYNMDQWELYDLDKDPNQLHNVANDPAYNEVMERLTKRLKKDMIHYQDYQSLTNFKTITDTDFGAITKEKN, encoded by the coding sequence TTGAAATGTCCAACCAGGACCCACAAAAGGTGCTGGACATTACTTCTGCTTTTATTAGGTATTGCCTGCAAGCCGGTAAAAACGGATTCAGCGTCTGAAAAAAATCAGCAAAATAGACCAAATATCCTTTATATTATGGCAGATGATTTGACCATACAAGCCATTAGCGCCTACAAAGGCATTTACCAAGAATTGGCGCCTACCCCTAATATTGACCGTATTGCTCAGGAAGGCATGCTTTTTTATAACGTGTTATCGACTAATGCTATCTGTGGTCCGAGTAGAGCTTCGATCCTCACAGGCAATTACAGTAATGTACACGGATACTATAAAAACGAAAGTGGAGGAAAGTTTAATGCAGATCTTTGGACCTTTCCTCAGGAATTTCAGAAGAACGGTTACAAGACGGCCTTGTTCGGTAAATGGCATTTAGGTTCCAAACCAAAGGGTTTTGATACCTATGCTTATCACAATGCAGTAGTACAACAAGGAACCTATTGGAATCCAGTTTATAATGAGAATGGGGAAAACCGGATAGAGAAGGGATATGCGACGAACCTAACTACTGAATTTGCGTTGGACTGGATGGAAAATGTAAAAACGGATAACCAGCCATTTCTCCTGATGCTTCAGTATAAGGCACCCCATCGGCCCTGGCGGAGAGATACAGTGTATTCCAGTCTGTGGGAGAACCAAGATTTTCCCTATCCAGCAAGCTTCAATGATTCCTATAAAGGAAGAGAATTAACAGCCGGGGATACAGAAATGACGCTAGATTATCTTACTAGAAATGATTTAAAACTTACTCCACCACCTGATTTAGAAGGAGAGTCGCTTAGGGTTTGGAAGCTCTATGGGTTAAGGTCTTCCGAAGTAGTAAAACCCGACTCACTGAATGTGGAGGAAGGTAAAAGATGGCGTTACCAAACTTATATAAAGGATTATTTAGCCTGCGTCAAATCGGTGGACGATAATATCGGGAAGGTGTTAAACTACTTGGAAGAAAATCAATTACAGGATAATACCATCGTGATACTTACCTCCGATCAGGGTTTTTATTTGGGAGATCATGGTTTTTTCGATAAACGATTTATTTATGATGAATCCATTAAAATGCCTTTTATGGTTCGATATCCTGAAAAGATTCAACAAGGTAGTGTGAATAAAATGCTTATTGCAAATATCGATATTGCGGAAACTTTACTGGATCTGGCGGATATTCAGAATTATCCCGATACTCAGGGAGAAAGCTTTGCACCAATTCTTTTTGGAAAGGATTTATCTCAATGGAAGGAAAGCGTGTATTATCATTATTACGAATTCCCTTACTGGCATCATGTCCAGCCTCACTACGGAATACGAACCCAGAAATATACGTTGGCTCACTTCTATTATAATATGGATCAATGGGAACTTTATGATCTCGATAAGGATCCTAATCAATTACACAATGTGGCTAATGATCCTGCATATAATGAGGTCATGGAACGATTAACAAAACGATTGAAGAAAGACATGATTCATTATCAGGATTATCAATCCTTGACCAATTTTAAAACGATTACTGACACTGATTTTGGTGCAATCACCAAGGAAAAAAATTAA
- a CDS encoding tetratricopeptide repeat-containing sensor histidine kinase yields MEYAEDNGDPALLSKAYMQLGKIYINSDPDKTIKFFNNALDQNSRINDSLMDAKIHHNLGVVYGEILKQKDSALYHYDIALKQYQKENLEDYISYIFNNKASLYRNLGDYDAAIAWYQKTDSLEMRQYELGTRQFLYKNMAETYELNQDYENALRYRKLENSYRDSINQAEQDKALLDVNTKYQVEKKENENLKLKQHQTILWILSGILLLLFLIAYLAYRNAQSRKKLLVKDHEIEKERLEKSLKDQQLSGLDAMIEGQEKERQRIANDLHDNLGSLLATLKLHFQNLKVRKDRLKEEEDRLMKQTDELLDEAYQEVRKIAHVKNAGMKGQEGLVPAIMNFASKVSASSKLIIEVEDHGMDERMENSLEIMIFRFIQELVTNIIKHAEASRAIIYLTHHGDSLNIMVEDDGKGFERNQIKPKDGMGIHSIQKRVELQEGTVDIESVPGKGTTVIINIPIQ; encoded by the coding sequence TTGGAATACGCAGAGGATAATGGAGATCCAGCGCTACTATCAAAAGCCTATATGCAACTAGGTAAGATTTATATTAATTCAGACCCGGACAAAACCATTAAATTTTTCAATAATGCACTGGATCAAAACTCACGGATAAATGATAGCCTGATGGACGCAAAAATCCATCATAACCTGGGTGTGGTATATGGTGAAATACTGAAACAAAAAGATTCTGCCCTTTATCATTACGATATAGCTTTAAAGCAATATCAAAAGGAAAATCTGGAAGATTATATCTCTTATATCTTTAATAATAAGGCATCACTATATCGGAATCTTGGAGATTATGATGCTGCAATCGCCTGGTATCAAAAAACTGATAGCCTGGAGATGCGACAGTATGAATTGGGTACCCGCCAGTTTTTATATAAAAATATGGCCGAGACCTATGAGCTCAATCAGGATTACGAAAATGCGCTTCGCTATCGCAAATTGGAAAACAGCTATCGGGACAGCATTAACCAGGCAGAACAGGATAAGGCCTTGTTGGATGTCAATACTAAATACCAGGTAGAAAAAAAGGAGAATGAGAATTTAAAGCTCAAGCAGCATCAAACCATTCTCTGGATTTTATCTGGAATTTTACTATTGCTGTTTCTGATTGCATACCTCGCTTACCGCAATGCCCAGTCCAGAAAGAAATTGCTGGTAAAAGATCATGAGATAGAAAAGGAGAGACTGGAAAAGTCTTTGAAAGATCAGCAGCTATCCGGATTGGATGCCATGATTGAAGGTCAGGAAAAGGAACGCCAGCGTATAGCAAACGATTTGCATGACAACCTGGGCAGTTTATTGGCGACACTAAAACTTCATTTTCAAAATTTAAAAGTCAGAAAGGACAGACTGAAAGAGGAGGAAGATCGATTGATGAAACAGACTGATGAGTTACTCGATGAAGCCTACCAGGAGGTGAGAAAAATTGCCCATGTAAAGAATGCCGGTATGAAAGGACAGGAAGGTTTAGTGCCGGCTATAATGAATTTTGCCAGTAAGGTGTCTGCTTCCAGTAAATTAATAATTGAGGTGGAAGATCACGGTATGGATGAGCGGATGGAAAATAGCCTGGAAATCATGATCTTTCGATTCATTCAGGAGCTTGTAACCAATATTATAAAACATGCAGAAGCAAGTCGTGCGATCATTTATCTGACGCATCATGGCGATTCTTTAAATATAATGGTGGAAGACGATGGAAAAGGTTTTGAACGAAATCAGATCAAGCCAAAAGATGGCATGGGAATCCACTCTATCCAAAAAAGGGTGGAATTGCAGGAAGGAACGGTCGATATTGAATCGGTTCCGGGAAAAGGAACTACAGTTATTATTAATATTCCAATACAATGA
- a CDS encoding ROK family protein, producing MNKEAPIVLTLDAGGTNLSFMAIQDDLFLTQTVTKETDSSDLDNCLQTITEGFYELIALIGKQPDAISFAFPGPSDYLGGVIGDLINIPCFKGGVALGSYLENQFKIPVFINNDGDLFAYGEYMKGFLPELNAEIQNTNSRRTYKSLFGITLGTGFGGGLVINGQLITGENSASSEIWLMRHFQNQKVYVEEGVSVRSIKSDYAAYSGDHRELSPEDIFAIAKKTKDGNQKAAWKSFENTGINIGEALANVIALLDCPIVIGGGLSGASEIILPTIIRHLNGAIETKDGNRIPRLVSTAYNFDNNVERTKFLKNSFRKAKVPHFNKEVGYIEEKKIPLGLSRLGTNKATALGAYHFARNILTQDLQLNRFI from the coding sequence ATGAATAAAGAAGCACCTATTGTTTTAACGTTGGATGCCGGAGGGACTAATTTGTCCTTTATGGCTATCCAGGATGATTTATTTCTAACCCAGACGGTTACTAAAGAAACGGATTCAAGTGATCTTGATAATTGTCTACAAACAATTACCGAAGGATTTTACGAACTAATTGCTTTGATCGGTAAGCAACCTGACGCAATAAGCTTCGCCTTTCCCGGACCTTCAGATTACCTCGGAGGAGTCATTGGAGACTTGATTAATATACCATGTTTTAAGGGAGGGGTTGCCCTTGGTTCTTATCTTGAAAATCAATTTAAAATTCCAGTCTTCATAAATAATGATGGCGATCTTTTTGCATATGGAGAATATATGAAAGGTTTTCTTCCAGAGTTGAATGCCGAAATTCAAAATACCAACAGTCGTAGAACATATAAAAGTTTATTTGGTATCACACTGGGAACAGGATTTGGCGGGGGGCTGGTGATTAATGGTCAGCTTATTACCGGTGAAAATTCGGCTTCCAGTGAAATATGGTTGATGAGGCATTTTCAAAACCAGAAGGTTTATGTTGAGGAGGGCGTTAGTGTGCGTTCGATTAAATCTGATTACGCTGCTTACAGTGGGGATCATCGAGAGCTATCACCAGAGGATATTTTTGCCATAGCCAAAAAAACCAAAGATGGAAATCAAAAAGCCGCTTGGAAATCCTTTGAGAACACCGGAATTAATATCGGGGAAGCCCTGGCTAATGTGATCGCGCTGTTGGACTGTCCAATAGTTATTGGCGGAGGTCTGTCCGGAGCTTCTGAAATTATTCTTCCTACCATTATCCGACATTTGAATGGTGCTATTGAAACAAAAGATGGCAATAGAATTCCGCGCCTGGTTTCTACAGCCTACAATTTCGATAACAATGTAGAACGCACAAAATTTCTTAAAAACTCTTTTAGAAAAGCAAAGGTTCCTCACTTTAATAAAGAGGTAGGATATATAGAAGAAAAGAAAATTCCCCTGGGGCTTAGTAGATTAGGAACCAATAAGGCCACCGCACTAGGTGCGTATCATTTTGCCAGGAATATTCTTACTCAGGACTTACAACTAAATCGTTTTATTTAG
- a CDS encoding glycoside hydrolase family 30 protein: MKKQKTIKYHLVLICFLAIPFLHFAQQKRVIHSWITTQDRSMLFQAQDSIIPFSKSTNPRYPAIIVDPVHRMQEVDGFGFALTGGSAELLIGMNPEKRKVILQELFGMHNDDIGISFIRLSIGSSDLNSYTFSYDDLENRETDTELKSFNLGQDLQDVVPVMKEILAINPDIKIMGSPWSAPVWMKTNQNIRGGKLKETYYEVYADYFVKYILEMEKQGIPIHSITIQNEPMNSRNTPSMSWYWYEQAGFIKNYLGPKFQEYQLDTKIIIFDHNTDRPDYPLSILQDSLASKYVYGSAFHNYRGNMETMSMVHRARPDKHIFFTEQMVTEKPNNSTIGITDPFNRLIIQGMNNWSRNVILWNLAADPNNDPHTDNGGCSMCQGALTIAGNTVSRNLAYYTIAHASKFVRPGSTRIHTTQPTDPSVYLYEDEQRAKVNRVWESQSSPLLPNVAFETPKNNIVLIVSNTSSDQHSVKIQYKGEYANVPLEPGSVGTFVWNQ, from the coding sequence ATGAAAAAACAAAAAACTATAAAGTACCATTTGGTACTTATTTGCTTCTTAGCTATTCCTTTCTTGCACTTTGCTCAGCAAAAACGAGTAATCCATTCTTGGATTACTACCCAAGATCGAAGCATGCTTTTTCAAGCGCAAGATTCTATTATTCCATTCTCCAAGTCAACGAATCCAAGGTATCCGGCAATAATCGTGGATCCAGTCCATCGTATGCAAGAGGTGGATGGATTTGGGTTTGCCCTTACCGGAGGTAGCGCAGAATTGCTGATAGGTATGAATCCGGAGAAACGAAAAGTCATCCTGCAAGAATTATTTGGAATGCATAATGATGATATTGGCATCAGCTTTATCAGGCTAAGCATTGGCTCTTCTGACCTAAATAGTTACACTTTCTCCTATGATGATCTGGAGAACCGTGAAACCGATACGGAGTTAAAAAGCTTTAATCTGGGGCAGGATCTTCAGGATGTGGTACCCGTCATGAAAGAAATTTTAGCGATTAATCCAGATATAAAAATCATGGGATCACCCTGGTCAGCTCCAGTATGGATGAAAACCAATCAAAATATTCGCGGTGGAAAGCTTAAAGAAACCTATTATGAAGTGTATGCTGATTATTTTGTGAAGTATATCTTAGAAATGGAAAAGCAGGGTATTCCTATACACTCGATTACCATCCAGAATGAGCCGATGAATTCGCGTAATACTCCGAGCATGTCTTGGTACTGGTATGAGCAGGCGGGTTTTATAAAAAATTATCTGGGCCCCAAATTTCAAGAGTATCAGCTCGATACGAAGATTATTATTTTTGATCATAATACCGATCGACCAGATTACCCCTTAAGTATATTGCAGGATAGTTTGGCCAGTAAATATGTCTATGGTTCTGCATTCCACAATTATCGCGGCAACATGGAAACCATGTCTATGGTACACCGGGCACGTCCCGATAAACATATTTTCTTTACTGAACAAATGGTGACTGAAAAACCTAATAATAGTACTATAGGAATTACAGATCCCTTTAATCGCCTCATTATTCAAGGAATGAACAACTGGAGCCGAAATGTCATATTATGGAATCTTGCAGCAGATCCTAATAACGATCCGCATACCGATAACGGCGGTTGCTCCATGTGCCAAGGTGCCCTCACCATTGCAGGGAATACAGTTTCCCGCAATCTGGCTTACTACACAATTGCGCATGCGTCCAAATTTGTAAGACCCGGGTCCACCCGTATTCATACGACTCAACCTACCGATCCAAGTGTGTATTTATATGAAGATGAACAAAGAGCTAAGGTTAACAGAGTATGGGAAAGTCAGAGCAGCCCTCTATTGCCTAATGTGGCTTTTGAAACACCGAAGAACAATATCGTGCTGATTGTTTCAAATACTAGTTCCGATCAACACTCGGTGAAGATTCAATACAAGGGAGAATATGCAAACGTACCTCTTGAACCAGGATCTGTCGGTACATTTGTATGGAACCAATAA
- a CDS encoding response regulator: protein MIRLAIAEDHTSLIDGIKVFFEYEEDIEFLGFATNGKELLELAKNKRINFVITDIRMPIMDGIQLTRALTEQYPEIKVLAFTMFDQDEAVKQMLNAGAKGYILKNAGLKELLYAIRTIHKGENYFDHNIQVPDDENLKSGRREKGLLTKRELEILKLIGVGKINQEIADELFIGKTTVETHRKNMMRKLDLSGSGELLRYALQHKYDF, encoded by the coding sequence ATGATAAGACTAGCCATTGCAGAAGATCATACTTCGCTTATAGACGGGATCAAAGTTTTCTTTGAATATGAGGAGGATATTGAATTCCTGGGATTCGCGACAAACGGCAAAGAATTGTTAGAATTGGCAAAAAATAAAAGGATCAATTTCGTGATTACAGATATTCGGATGCCAATAATGGATGGGATACAATTAACCAGAGCCTTAACAGAACAATATCCAGAAATTAAGGTTTTGGCTTTTACCATGTTTGACCAGGATGAGGCTGTAAAGCAAATGCTAAATGCTGGAGCCAAGGGTTACATACTAAAAAATGCAGGCCTGAAGGAGTTGTTATACGCCATACGGACAATTCACAAAGGAGAGAATTATTTTGACCATAACATTCAGGTGCCAGACGATGAAAATTTAAAATCAGGCCGACGAGAGAAAGGCTTGCTTACAAAACGAGAGCTGGAGATCTTAAAGCTAATTGGTGTTGGGAAAATCAATCAGGAAATTGCCGATGAGTTATTCATAGGGAAGACCACAGTTGAAACACACCGCAAAAATATGATGAGAAAGCTAGATCTCTCTGGTTCCGGTGAGTTGTTGAGGTATGCGCTTCAGCACAAGTACGATTTCTAA
- a CDS encoding glycoside hydrolase 5 family protein yields MKQYFFVLTLLYLCFSASAQEFVQVQDGQFVRKGQSYHYLGTNFWYGMNLAVADEQRLIRELNRLDKLGVKNLRIMAASEGSINAPWRMQPTVQIRPGTINEDMLQGLDFLLNEMKKRDMLAVVCLNNFWPWSGGFSQYVSWANDEEEIPFPPPAALGDWRVYQEYAAQFYQNEQAQQLFMQFLELILERKNSENGLLYKNDPTIMSWQLANEPEGVNKPELYRKWIFETADRIKELDANHLVSIGSEGNTPSAKNGTDFYKDHDHASIDYCTFHLWVQNWGWYDPLNAEKTYSSAIIMASQYILDHLNTAKKLQKPLVLEEFGISRDQNSYSDTSKVTYRNRYYAFIFQSLLNYSENLPQMAGANFWAWGGEGRPEEPKAIWKLGADFIGDPPHEYQGWYSVYDQDITTLLIIREFAEKFSALDQNKSLK; encoded by the coding sequence ATGAAACAATACTTTTTCGTACTGACCCTGCTATACCTATGCTTTTCTGCAAGTGCTCAAGAATTTGTACAGGTACAAGATGGACAATTTGTGAGAAAAGGGCAGAGTTATCACTATTTAGGCACCAATTTCTGGTACGGTATGAACCTTGCCGTGGCGGATGAGCAAAGACTAATTCGTGAATTAAACCGACTTGACAAATTGGGAGTGAAGAACTTACGAATTATGGCGGCTTCAGAAGGTTCTATAAATGCTCCCTGGCGTATGCAACCGACCGTTCAGATCCGACCGGGAACGATAAATGAAGACATGCTTCAGGGACTTGATTTTCTTCTTAATGAAATGAAGAAAAGAGATATGCTTGCAGTGGTATGTTTGAATAATTTTTGGCCCTGGTCTGGTGGGTTTTCACAATATGTGTCCTGGGCTAATGATGAGGAAGAAATTCCTTTTCCACCACCCGCAGCATTGGGAGATTGGAGAGTTTATCAGGAATATGCTGCACAATTTTATCAAAATGAACAAGCACAGCAATTGTTCATGCAGTTTCTGGAATTGATTCTGGAGAGAAAAAATTCTGAAAATGGCCTGCTTTATAAAAATGATCCTACGATTATGTCCTGGCAATTGGCGAATGAACCGGAGGGGGTCAATAAACCGGAATTATATCGAAAATGGATTTTTGAAACGGCTGACCGGATCAAGGAATTAGATGCAAATCATTTGGTATCTATTGGGAGCGAAGGTAATACCCCATCTGCCAAAAACGGAACGGATTTTTATAAAGATCATGATCACGCGTCAATCGATTACTGCACTTTTCATTTATGGGTACAAAACTGGGGATGGTATGACCCACTAAATGCAGAGAAAACTTACAGTTCCGCAATTATAATGGCTTCGCAATATATTTTGGATCATCTCAATACGGCCAAAAAATTACAGAAACCACTGGTTTTGGAGGAATTTGGAATTTCCAGAGACCAGAATAGTTATAGTGATACCTCCAAAGTTACGTATCGCAATCGGTACTATGCCTTTATTTTTCAATCGCTATTAAACTATTCTGAAAACCTTCCACAAATGGCAGGAGCGAATTTTTGGGCCTGGGGAGGAGAAGGTCGACCGGAAGAGCCAAAAGCGATATGGAAACTTGGAGCAGATTTTATTGGAGATCCACCGCACGAATACCAGGGTTGGTATTCTGTATACGATCAGGATATTACGACCCTGTTAATCATCCGGGAGTTTGCTGAAAAGTTTAGTGCACTGGATCAAAATAAATCTTTGAAATAA
- a CDS encoding LacI family DNA-binding transcriptional regulator has protein sequence MQRKTTLKELSKSLNLSISTISKALNNSPEISKATVEKVKRSAALHNYIPNFAARNLKAGNSGTIGIVLPTMSNPFFSSAFEGIEAALMKRGYKSLVFLSHESLDLERTGIQKLVETQIDGLIISPAHETINSKSIQHLTQLKSLHIPIVTLDRTLHEIACDSITTDEELKAEIAISNMQKSGCKNIIFLSGTIGATRKTGYKQALKSVGQVTRIMEYHSDFPKDELLEMLLAKSIDGIMACSEHCAIQVMSFILQNGFSIPQDVSVISYHNSSIGQSFWPALSTIDLKPEEQGNLAVQTLFDRINGLLPSGKINYQLDSEIIQRSSTKPIRS, from the coding sequence ATGCAGCGGAAAACAACCTTGAAAGAATTATCGAAATCGCTGAACCTATCCATCAGTACGATTTCCAAAGCTTTAAACAATAGTCCGGAAATCAGTAAAGCTACAGTAGAGAAAGTAAAACGGTCAGCTGCCCTTCATAACTATATTCCCAACTTTGCAGCTAGAAATTTGAAGGCCGGGAATAGTGGAACTATTGGTATAGTATTACCCACCATGAGCAATCCTTTCTTTTCCAGTGCATTTGAAGGAATAGAAGCCGCATTAATGAAGAGAGGCTACAAAAGTCTGGTTTTTCTTTCTCATGAATCTTTAGACCTAGAGCGAACAGGAATTCAGAAACTGGTAGAAACCCAAATTGACGGACTGATTATTTCCCCTGCCCACGAAACCATTAATTCAAAGAGTATTCAGCACTTAACACAATTAAAATCTCTGCATATCCCTATTGTCACTCTGGACAGAACCTTGCATGAAATAGCCTGCGATTCCATTACTACCGATGAAGAACTAAAAGCAGAAATCGCCATTAGTAATATGCAAAAAAGTGGATGTAAAAACATCATTTTTCTGTCTGGTACGATAGGTGCCACACGAAAAACAGGTTATAAACAGGCTTTGAAGTCAGTAGGCCAGGTTACCCGTATCATGGAGTACCATAGTGATTTTCCAAAAGATGAACTCTTAGAGATGCTGCTTGCAAAATCAATTGATGGCATTATGGCCTGCAGTGAACATTGTGCGATTCAAGTCATGAGCTTTATCTTACAAAATGGGTTTTCTATACCACAAGATGTATCAGTAATCAGTTATCATAACAGCTCAATAGGACAGTCTTTCTGGCCGGCACTCAGTACCATTGATTTAAAACCTGAAGAACAAGGAAATCTCGCCGTCCAAACATTATTTGATAGAATAAATGGCCTGCTTCCCTCTGGGAAAATAAATTATCAATTGGATTCAGAAATTATTCAACGCAGCTCTACCAAACCGATAAGAAGTTAA
- a CDS encoding M57 family metalloprotease has translation MNFKKINFLLLAVMFVSLSSCNKDEMDQIHEEPTSAKKQVRELSDTELQKISDLHLNANEVKYESFTLPGGESEMRILIEGDIAMTPQQLKEMKPLRIDSKQYRTYNLVSSPRTINVIGYTGTGYGQNLSAKQRNALQAAVANYNSLNIGLNFTLTFGTNISPYDIVVFQEPNGEAGGVAGFPSNGNPYKYVQIFSGMENYSTATNQHVITHEIGHTLGMRHTDWDTRASCGQSGEAAGNDGAVHIPGTPYGYDSNSIMLACFGANEDGNFGYYDTVAFDYLY, from the coding sequence ATGAATTTTAAAAAAATCAACTTCCTGCTTTTAGCAGTTATGTTTGTTTCACTATCATCATGTAATAAAGATGAAATGGACCAAATTCATGAAGAACCAACATCAGCTAAAAAACAAGTAAGAGAACTATCCGATACTGAATTACAAAAAATCAGTGATCTCCATTTAAATGCAAATGAAGTTAAATACGAATCTTTTACTTTACCAGGTGGTGAGAGTGAAATGCGTATTTTAATTGAAGGGGATATTGCCATGACACCTCAACAGCTCAAAGAAATGAAGCCACTTCGTATTGATTCAAAGCAATATCGCACATACAATCTTGTAAGCAGTCCCCGAACGATAAATGTTATTGGCTATACCGGTACAGGTTATGGTCAAAATTTATCTGCTAAACAAAGAAATGCTTTACAGGCAGCTGTTGCAAATTATAACTCCCTAAATATAGGATTGAACTTCACCCTGACGTTTGGAACAAACATTTCTCCTTATGATATTGTAGTATTTCAAGAACCGAATGGAGAAGCTGGTGGAGTAGCCGGTTTCCCGTCTAATGGAAACCCTTATAAATATGTACAAATTTTCTCTGGAATGGAAAATTATAGTACTGCAACAAATCAACACGTTATTACCCATGAAATTGGTCACACTCTTGGAATGAGACATACTGATTGGGATACTAGGGCCAGTTGTGGACAATCAGGTGAAGCAGCCGGTAATGATGGAGCTGTACATATTCCTGGCACTCCTTATGGATATGACTCCAATTCCATTATGCTTGCATGCTTTGGTGCAAATGAAGATGGAAACTTCGGATATTATGACACAGTTGCTTTTGACTACCTATATTAA